The Pedococcus dokdonensis region GGCCCACCGGTCCGCGACGGCTTCTACTACGACTTCGACGTCGCCGAGCCGTTCACCCCGGAGGACCTCAAGGCCCTCGAAAAGGTCATGCAGCGGATCGTCAACGAGGGCCAGACCTTCGTCCGTCGCGAGGTCAGCGACGAGGCTGCTGCCGTCGAGCTGGCCGACGAGCCCTTCAAGATCGAGCTGATCGGCCTCAAGGGCGGCGCGGCGGGGGATGCCGCCGAAGGTGCCGACGTCGAGGTGGGCGGCGCCCAGCTGACCATCTACGACAACCTGAAGCGCGACGGTTCGCGGGCCTGGGGCGACCTCTGCCGTGGCCCGCACGTGCCGTCGACCAAGGTGCTGGGCAACGCCTTCAAGCTGATGCGCAGCGGCGGCGCCTACTGGCGCGGCAGCGAGAAGAACCCGCAGCTCCAGCGGGTCTACGGCACCGCGTGGGCCAGCAAGGACGACCTGAAGGCCTACCTCGACCGGCTCGCCGAGGCCGAGAAGCGCGACCACCGCAAGCTGGGCGCCGAGCTCGACCTGTTCAGCTTCCCGGACGAGCTCGGCTCCGGGCTGGCGGTGTTCCACCCCAAGGGCGGGATCATCAAGCGCGAGATGGAGGACTACGTCCGCCGTCGGCACATCGAGGAGGGCTTCGAGTACGTCGGGACCCCGCACATCAGCAAGGACGGGCTGTTCCACACCTCGGGGCACCTGCCCTACTACGCGGACACCATGTTCCCGCCGATGGAGTTCGAGGGCACCGAGTACCGCCTCAAGGCGATGAACTGCCCGATGCACAACCTGATCTTCCGCTCGCGCGGCCGGTCCTACCGCGAGCTGCCCCTGCGGCTGTTCGAGTTCGGCTCGGTCTACCGGTTCGAGAAGTCCGGCGTCGTGCACGGCCTGACCCGCGTCCGGGGCATGACCCAGGACGACTCGCACTCCTACGTCACCGCCGAGCAGGCGCCGGCCGAGATCAAGCACCTGCTCGACTTCTGCCTCGGCCTGTTCCGCGACTTCGGCCTCGACGACTTCTACCTCGAGCTGTCGACCCGTGACACCGAGGGCGACAAGAAGGACAAGTTCATCGGTTCCGACGAGCAGTGGGAGGTTGCGACCTCGGTGCTCGAGCAGGTGGCCACCGAGTCCGGGCTCGAGCTGGTGCCCGACCCGGGTGGCGCGGCCTACTACGGCCCGAAGATCTCGGTCCAGGCCCGCGACGCGATCGGCCGCACCTGGCAGATGTCGACCATCCAGTACGACTTCAACCAGCCCGAGCGGTTCGGGCTCGAGTACCAGGCGTCGGACGGCACCCGCAAGCAGCCGGTGATGATCCACTCGGCCAAGTTCGGCTCGATCGAGCGCTTCATCGGCGTGCTGGTGGAGCACTA contains the following coding sequences:
- the thrS gene encoding threonine--tRNA ligase — protein: MSAQITVNVAGDERSVPEQTTAADLFEGDRAVLVARVNGELRDLAHVLTDGDSVEPVTAQEQDGLDVLRHSAAHVLAQAVQEVNPKAKLGIGPPVRDGFYYDFDVAEPFTPEDLKALEKVMQRIVNEGQTFVRREVSDEAAAVELADEPFKIELIGLKGGAAGDAAEGADVEVGGAQLTIYDNLKRDGSRAWGDLCRGPHVPSTKVLGNAFKLMRSGGAYWRGSEKNPQLQRVYGTAWASKDDLKAYLDRLAEAEKRDHRKLGAELDLFSFPDELGSGLAVFHPKGGIIKREMEDYVRRRHIEEGFEYVGTPHISKDGLFHTSGHLPYYADTMFPPMEFEGTEYRLKAMNCPMHNLIFRSRGRSYRELPLRLFEFGSVYRFEKSGVVHGLTRVRGMTQDDSHSYVTAEQAPAEIKHLLDFCLGLFRDFGLDDFYLELSTRDTEGDKKDKFIGSDEQWEVATSVLEQVATESGLELVPDPGGAAYYGPKISVQARDAIGRTWQMSTIQYDFNQPERFGLEYQASDGTRKQPVMIHSAKFGSIERFIGVLVEHYAGAFPVWLSPVQVLGVPVADEYNDYLWDVLSQMKAKGIRVELDESDDRFPKKIRNASKAKVPFVLIAGDEDRAKNAVSFRYRNGEQKNGVPIDEAIAEVLEAVASRAQV